The Acetivibrio saccincola genome window below encodes:
- a CDS encoding ATP-binding protein has protein sequence MNDNRHIFYLSKSTHPLALLESLMISSTEYAIIATDLDNKVVLWNKGAELIYGYTCHEMLLNELPTNLHKKDSIGKNFSYLINSPTNSNLIDHTMHAVRKDGTLLPVSVTVTPRINKNNQIEGLLIMTREITKYIHQEQCRVALIEIAHLVNSNKPLDEMLSKICSTISSFLETSLVYICLFDPGSNGFYINSCSSSCEKMRQHSCTYHSHEKDVPEGKKGCFYTYTRLTINSTDIKNHDILKFINENDFSNEDFSIIHIPLTSDDSLLGILHIVVTTLRKDFLLKESQILSLIANEITAGIQRRRLVEEIKDYAENLEKMVKTRTDQLREKDAQLIQSAKLATLGEMATGIAHEINQPLAGISLITQGLILAKVRNVLNDKLLFEKLNEIIEQTERINKIIGHLRTFARQSDQTKKEIDIKMPLFDVFKLIGQQLIKRKITVETNIEENLPPILADHNKLEQVFLNIIANARDAIEELRMKNPDKKDGIISINAYHRKNTVIIEIADNGIGISEKVKEKIFEPFFTTKDVDKGTGLGLSITYGIVKEFNGIIEIESKEMEGSKFIIKFPAI, from the coding sequence ATGAATGACAACAGACACATTTTTTATTTATCTAAAAGTACACACCCTCTGGCCCTCCTTGAAAGTCTTATGATTAGCTCCACTGAATACGCCATTATTGCAACAGATTTAGATAATAAGGTGGTGTTATGGAATAAAGGTGCAGAACTTATATACGGCTATACCTGCCATGAAATGCTTTTGAATGAACTTCCCACAAACCTACATAAAAAAGATTCCATTGGAAAAAACTTTTCCTATTTAATTAACAGTCCTACCAATTCAAATTTAATAGACCATACAATGCACGCTGTAAGAAAAGACGGCACACTGCTTCCTGTATCCGTTACCGTTACCCCCCGTATAAATAAAAACAACCAGATAGAAGGGCTTCTTATAATGACCCGTGAAATAACAAAATACATACATCAGGAACAATGCAGGGTTGCCTTAATTGAAATTGCTCACCTGGTAAACTCCAATAAACCACTGGATGAAATGTTAAGTAAAATATGTAGTACCATAAGTAGTTTTTTGGAAACTTCCCTGGTGTATATCTGCCTGTTTGACCCTGGCAGTAATGGTTTTTACATTAATTCCTGCTCAAGTTCATGTGAAAAAATGAGGCAGCACAGTTGTACTTATCATAGCCATGAAAAAGATGTGCCGGAGGGTAAAAAGGGTTGTTTTTATACATATACCCGCCTAACAATTAATTCTACGGACATTAAAAATCATGATATTTTAAAATTCATTAATGAAAATGATTTTAGCAATGAGGATTTTTCCATTATACACATACCCCTAACTTCTGATGACTCATTATTGGGCATACTGCATATTGTTGTTACAACTTTAAGAAAAGACTTTTTACTTAAAGAATCCCAGATTTTAAGCCTTATTGCAAATGAAATAACGGCAGGTATACAAAGAAGGCGCCTTGTTGAAGAAATAAAGGACTATGCAGAAAACCTGGAAAAAATGGTTAAAACCCGCACCGACCAATTACGTGAAAAAGACGCCCAATTAATCCAATCGGCAAAACTTGCAACTTTAGGTGAAATGGCAACGGGTATAGCCCACGAAATAAACCAGCCCTTAGCCGGCATAAGCCTTATAACTCAGGGTCTTATACTGGCTAAAGTGAGAAATGTATTAAATGATAAGCTTTTATTTGAAAAGCTCAATGAAATAATTGAGCAAACCGAAAGAATTAATAAAATAATAGGGCATCTTAGGACATTTGCAAGACAGTCTGACCAGACAAAAAAAGAAATAGACATCAAAATGCCTTTATTTGACGTATTTAAACTAATTGGCCAACAGCTTATAAAGAGGAAAATAACTGTGGAAACAAATATTGAAGAAAACCTCCCCCCTATACTTGCTGACCACAATAAGCTGGAACAGGTGTTTTTAAACATCATAGCAAACGCAAGGGATGCAATTGAGGAGCTTAGAATGAAAAACCCGGATAAAAAAGACGGGATAATATCAATAAATGCATATCATAGAAAAAATACCGTTATAATTGAAATTGCAGATAACGGTATTGGCATTTCTGAAAAAGTTAAAGAAAAGATTTTTGAACCTTTCTTTACCACCAAAGACGTTGACAAAGGTACCGGGCTTGGACTTTCAATAACTTATGGAATTGTTAAAGAATTTAATGGTATAATAGAAATAGAATCAAAAGAAATGGAAGGAAGCAAATTCATAATAAAATTCCCAGCCATATAA
- a CDS encoding response regulator gives MPKILVIDDEKTILENIKFILELDNNEVITVSNGKEALEIFKNNYSNIDVVITDMKMPEISGMEILKEIKKIMPEMGVIILTGHGDLENAIHAMKEGAFEYLRKPVNADDLTIAINNAISKKNLLLENTRINKELLEYKKYMQGLHDSALKILLNMLPKNLPDIPGFNFLVEYKSCESVGGDMYDVEDIGEYICFYVFDVSSHGILASVISTIIKSFLQNIEYNYKQGINRRRFPEIVLDLNLELYTNTARNIFASLFLGFIDKETKTLYTVSAGHINQYVIKKDGGFIKLESTGPILGVFEDATYSCSVNHLNKGDKIWLFTDGITEVSRDGKIFGDENMLKLLQDCKDCSLSDTIKKIIQVTEDFSDGSCQDDTTILGIEVL, from the coding sequence ATGCCAAAAATTCTTGTTATTGATGACGAAAAAACCATTCTTGAAAATATTAAATTCATACTGGAACTAGACAATAACGAAGTTATCACTGTATCTAACGGAAAAGAAGCATTAGAAATATTTAAAAACAATTATTCCAATATAGATGTTGTCATTACTGACATGAAAATGCCTGAAATATCAGGTATGGAAATACTTAAAGAAATTAAAAAAATAATGCCTGAAATGGGTGTCATTATCCTTACCGGTCACGGGGATTTAGAAAATGCCATCCACGCCATGAAGGAAGGGGCTTTTGAATATCTCAGAAAACCGGTTAATGCAGACGATCTTACAATAGCAATAAATAATGCCATTAGCAAAAAAAATCTTCTTTTAGAAAATACCCGTATAAACAAAGAACTCCTTGAATATAAAAAGTACATGCAGGGACTTCATGATTCTGCATTAAAAATACTTTTAAACATGCTTCCTAAAAACCTTCCTGACATTCCCGGCTTTAACTTTTTAGTGGAATATAAAAGCTGTGAAAGTGTTGGCGGGGATATGTACGATGTGGAAGACATAGGGGAATATATATGTTTTTATGTATTTGATGTATCAAGCCATGGAATATTAGCTTCAGTGATATCCACAATAATAAAAAGTTTTTTGCAAAATATAGAATATAATTACAAACAGGGCATTAACAGAAGAAGGTTTCCTGAGATTGTGCTGGATCTTAATTTAGAATTATACACTAACACCGCCCGGAATATTTTTGCATCACTTTTTCTGGGCTTTATAGATAAAGAAACAAAAACCCTTTACACAGTGTCCGCAGGTCATATTAATCAATATGTTATAAAAAAAGACGGAGGCTTTATTAAATTAGAATCAACAGGTCCAATATTGGGTGTTTTTGAAGATGCAACATACAGCTGCAGTGTCAACCACTTAAACAAAGGTGATAAAATATGGCTTTTTACCGATGGAATAACAGAAGTATCCCGTGACGGCAAAATATTCGGGGATGAAAACATGCTAAAACTCCTTCAAGACTGTAAGGATTGTTCCCTTTCTGACACCATAAAAAAAATTATACAGGTTACAGAAGACTTTTCAGACGGCTCTTGCCAGGATGATACAACAATTTTAGGAATCGAGGTTTTATAA
- a CDS encoding DUF503 domain-containing protein, with translation MVVGVCKVTLNIDDAFSLKEKRQIVRSIVERLKAKFNASVAEVGLNDMWKNAVIGISCVSNESSHADSMMANMVNFIENDGRAVLFDYSTEIIHIS, from the coding sequence ATGGTTGTAGGAGTATGTAAAGTTACACTTAATATAGATGATGCCTTTTCTTTAAAAGAAAAGAGGCAGATAGTAAGAAGTATTGTGGAAAGGTTAAAAGCCAAATTTAATGCTTCTGTTGCAGAAGTAGGGCTAAATGATATGTGGAAGAATGCGGTTATTGGCATTTCGTGCGTTTCAAATGAGTCATCCCATGCGGACAGTATGATGGCAAATATGGTGAATTTTATTGAAAATGACGGTAGGGCGGTTTTGTTTGATTACAGCACTGAAATTATTCATATAAGTTAG